A part of Oncorhynchus kisutch isolate 150728-3 linkage group LG2, Okis_V2, whole genome shotgun sequence genomic DNA contains:
- the LOC109905036 gene encoding ADP-ribosylation factor-like protein 11 has protein sequence MDSNHHRSAETFIFHKNLKVLSDMGLALCRQSHSHTAKVVLVGLDGAGKSTLLHRLLRGELAHTTPTVGFNVGSLELDSGLELTVWDIGGQGGMRAQWGDHMEECDALLFMVDGVDRVRIGEARAALGRVLGDERVRGVPLMVLVNKMDLTEAMGLQEVTGGLGLEQCWDRDWEVQGCSAHNGLGLQEALDSLATLIRKR, from the coding sequence ATGGACTCCAACCATCACAGATCTGCAGAAACCTTCATCTTTCATAAAAACCTCAAAGTCCTGTCTGACATGGGTCTGGCCCTGTGCAGACAGTCTCACAGCCACACGGCCAAAGTGGTTCTAGTGGGCCTGGACGGGGCGGGGAAGTCCACCCTCCTCCACCGCCTTCTTAGGGGCGAGCTGGCGCACACCACCCCCACCGTAGGCTTCAACGTGGGCTCGCTGGAGCTGGACTCTGGCCTGGAGCTGACCGTGTGGGACATAGGGGGCCAGGGGGGCATGCGCGCCCAGTGGGGAGACCACATGGAGGAATGCGATGCCCTGCTGTTTATGGTGGACGGGGTAGACCGGGTACGGATCGGGGAGGCAAGGGCGGCGTTGGGGAGAGTGCTGGGGGATGAGAGGGTGAGGGGGGTCCCCCTAATGGTGCTGGTTAATAAGATGGACCTAACAGAGGCCATGGGGCTCCAGGAGGTGACGGGCGGGCTGGGGCTGGAGCAGTGCTGGGATAGAGACTGGGAGGTGCAGGGGTGCAGCGCTCACAATGGCCTGGGGCTCCAAGAGGCCCTGGACTCTTTGGCCACACTCATCAGAAAGCGCTGA